A genomic segment from Verrucomicrobiia bacterium encodes:
- a CDS encoding adenylate/guanylate cyclase domain-containing protein has protein sequence MKFTPAQRIPALVALGVIILVCWASWRRADLFERLERMTFDMRVRAAVRYHPTVATNLGFVFIDEDSVQRVWNGSLGYRFGLYWPRQVYGRIVQELATQGARAIAFDVLFGELRPDHPAVQMADGSVGPDSDDFFAQQMRRAGNVIIAQTPEITPPALFATNAWAVGDVSTDKDLDSILRRAKVFRLYHEWHPAFLQLEADPGFGVDLRKARIEPRRIVLPRAGGEPIVVPLDANGNFEVADFWGDNLPPGIARKARPFTEERVWHMGVVLAARELGLDLANAQIDLPHGRITLRNRAGLERVIPVDGQGNMLIDWCLTVNSPQLTREPIQDLLEQYRQRLLGATNQFLNRWRGKLAIIGSSAVVGNNLTDRGATPLSPDTLLVSKHWNVANSIITGRFVRRAPLGVELGLVVLLGLGATIVTLRLRVLLASMLVLLLSLAYAVFASILYFRTRYWLPIVLPLGGAWLMTHVCLVTWRVVFESAERKRVRSIFSTIVSPKIVNELLQAQALSLGGTRREITVLFADVRGFTEFTDSSQEQVAEHVRQRGLQGQAAETCFDEQARETLRTINLYLGLVAETILQQDGTLDKFIGDCVMAFWGAPTPHSKHALACVRAAVQAQRGIHDLNLQRAAQNKAIALENQARAAAGQPPVPLLPILFVGTGINTGMATVGLMGAETKSVVRQGSYTVFGREVNLASRLESASERGRIFISQSTWAHLQRDDPALGASCVPLPPLTVKGIRAPVQVYEVPWRLSGTRRIEEEFALPQQETAKKG, from the coding sequence GTGAAGTTCACGCCCGCTCAGCGCATTCCCGCTTTGGTCGCCTTGGGGGTAATCATCCTGGTATGCTGGGCGAGTTGGCGGCGAGCGGACCTGTTTGAGCGGCTGGAACGGATGACCTTCGATATGCGGGTTCGTGCTGCTGTGCGCTACCATCCCACGGTCGCCACCAACCTCGGTTTTGTTTTCATCGACGAGGACAGCGTTCAGCGCGTGTGGAATGGGTCGTTAGGGTATCGGTTCGGTCTGTATTGGCCCCGCCAGGTTTACGGACGAATAGTGCAGGAATTAGCCACCCAGGGGGCACGGGCCATCGCCTTTGATGTTCTCTTCGGCGAGTTGCGTCCCGATCATCCCGCCGTTCAGATGGCCGACGGGAGTGTGGGACCTGATTCTGACGACTTTTTCGCCCAGCAAATGCGGCGGGCCGGGAACGTCATCATCGCGCAAACACCTGAAATTACCCCTCCGGCGCTCTTCGCCACCAATGCCTGGGCCGTGGGCGATGTCTCAACAGATAAGGATTTGGACAGCATCCTGCGCCGGGCAAAGGTTTTCCGTCTCTATCACGAATGGCATCCGGCGTTTTTGCAATTAGAGGCTGACCCAGGATTCGGAGTGGACCTGCGCAAGGCGCGCATTGAACCCCGCCGGATCGTTTTGCCACGGGCGGGGGGCGAGCCTATCGTCGTGCCTCTGGATGCCAATGGCAATTTCGAGGTCGCGGATTTCTGGGGCGACAACCTCCCGCCCGGCATCGCGCGAAAGGCCAGGCCCTTTACCGAGGAACGCGTTTGGCACATGGGCGTCGTGCTGGCTGCGCGCGAGCTAGGATTAGACTTGGCCAATGCCCAAATCGACCTTCCCCATGGGCGCATCACCCTGCGGAATCGGGCGGGCCTCGAGCGAGTGATCCCGGTCGATGGCCAGGGCAATATGCTCATTGATTGGTGCCTGACGGTCAATAGCCCGCAGCTCACGCGCGAGCCGATCCAGGACCTGCTTGAGCAGTACCGACAGCGGCTATTGGGCGCCACAAATCAGTTTCTCAATCGTTGGCGCGGCAAACTGGCGATAATCGGGTCCAGCGCAGTTGTCGGCAATAATCTGACCGACCGCGGAGCGACGCCCTTGAGTCCAGACACGCTGCTGGTAAGCAAACACTGGAACGTGGCCAACTCGATAATCACTGGCCGGTTTGTGCGGCGCGCTCCACTGGGAGTGGAGCTGGGGTTGGTAGTGTTGCTTGGGCTTGGGGCGACCATCGTGACACTGCGCCTACGCGTGCTGCTTGCCTCCATGCTGGTCCTGCTGCTGAGCCTGGCTTATGCTGTTTTCGCTTCCATCCTCTATTTTCGCACGCGCTATTGGTTGCCCATCGTGTTGCCTCTGGGAGGCGCCTGGTTGATGACCCACGTTTGCCTGGTGACCTGGCGGGTCGTCTTCGAGTCCGCAGAACGCAAGCGCGTCCGCTCCATTTTCTCAACCATCGTCTCGCCTAAGATTGTCAACGAACTGCTCCAAGCTCAGGCTCTGAGCCTTGGAGGCACTCGCCGCGAAATTACCGTGTTGTTTGCCGATGTGCGCGGGTTCACCGAATTCACCGACTCCAGCCAGGAGCAGGTGGCAGAGCATGTCCGCCAAAGGGGCTTGCAAGGCCAGGCCGCCGAGACCTGCTTCGATGAGCAGGCGCGGGAGACTCTCCGGACAATTAATCTCTATCTTGGATTGGTCGCAGAAACGATTCTGCAGCAGGATGGGACTCTGGATAAATTCATAGGCGATTGCGTGATGGCCTTTTGGGGCGCGCCGACTCCCCACTCGAAGCATGCGTTGGCGTGCGTCCGGGCGGCAGTGCAGGCGCAGCGGGGAATTCACGACCTTAACCTTCAGCGCGCGGCGCAGAACAAAGCAATCGCCTTGGAGAACCAGGCCCGCGCCGCTGCAGGCCAGCCCCCAGTCCCGCTGCTGCCGATTCTATTTGTTGGCACCGGCATCAACACGGGCATGGCAACCGTCGGCTTAATGGGAGCAGAAACCAAGTCGGTCGTGCGCCAGGGCAGCTACACTGTTTTTGGCCGGGAAGTCAATCTGGCCAGCCGCCTCGAAAGCGCCTCCGAACGTGGCCGCATTTTCATCAGCCAATCCACCTGGGCACACTTGCAACGAGACGACCCGGCTTTGGGGGCATCCTGCGTTCCCTTGCCACCCCTTACCGTAAAGGGTATCCGCGCCCCAGTGCAGGTCTATGAGGTCCCCTGGAGACTCTCCGGCACCCGCCGTATCGAAGAGGAATTTGCGCTGCCTCAGCAGGAAACCGCAAAGAAGGGCTGA
- the coaD gene encoding pantetheine-phosphate adenylyltransferase — MRTVIYPGSFDPLTNGHLDVVQRATKLFDRVIVAVARNESKRPCFSLEERVEMVARAVGHFPQVEADSFDGLLVDYAEKRSAQAVIRGLRAVSDFEFEFQLALMNRKLNERIETIFMMPKDTYTFLSSRIVKEIASLGGDVSAFVSAHVRAALASKANPLPAVR; from the coding sequence ATGCGCACGGTGATTTACCCGGGAAGTTTCGATCCTTTGACCAATGGCCATCTGGATGTCGTCCAAAGAGCGACGAAACTCTTCGACCGCGTCATCGTCGCGGTGGCTCGGAACGAAAGCAAACGCCCCTGCTTCAGTCTCGAAGAGCGAGTGGAAATGGTTGCGCGCGCTGTCGGTCATTTTCCCCAGGTCGAGGCTGACAGCTTTGACGGGTTGCTGGTGGACTACGCAGAGAAGCGGTCGGCGCAGGCGGTCATCCGAGGGCTAAGGGCGGTTTCGGATTTCGAGTTTGAATTCCAACTGGCTTTGATGAATCGTAAATTGAACGAACGGATTGAAACGATTTTCATGATGCCCAAGGATACTTATACATTCCTCAGCTCCCGCATCGTCAAGGAGATTGCCAGCCTCGGGGGCGACGTCAGCGCGTTTGTGTCGGCGCACGTGCGGGCGGCCCTGGCCTCGAAGGCAAATCCGTTGCCG
- a CDS encoding FecR domain-containing protein: protein MKHTRSLFSGLVASAVALAMVSTLAAQTVEGVAKVVRVKGPARYSTGGNVWQPLHSGMVLRPGTTVQTGTEEGSYVDLVLGGANAPVPQPVVYRPYIPDSMATMAYQPSAEQNVVRVWQNSALGIDKLTSMRTGADVVSETQLDLKMGRITGNVKKMTAASKYEVKLPNGVAGVRGTLYDISAEGVVKVFVGSMVLAWVDPKSGNVTTQVIMGGQQYDARTGQITPVSATEMGAFENIGLAMRVVTTPTPITLANNLAVTPISPVGFSGTGPLPEPVFTFGF from the coding sequence ATGAAACACACTCGAAGTCTCTTTAGCGGCTTGGTTGCCAGCGCGGTTGCCCTGGCAATGGTCTCCACATTAGCGGCCCAGACCGTCGAAGGCGTGGCCAAGGTGGTTCGGGTCAAAGGCCCAGCCCGTTACAGCACCGGCGGCAATGTCTGGCAGCCGTTGCATTCAGGAATGGTCCTGCGGCCCGGCACGACCGTCCAGACCGGCACCGAAGAAGGCTCCTACGTCGATCTGGTTTTGGGCGGAGCCAATGCCCCGGTTCCACAACCGGTCGTTTATCGTCCTTACATTCCTGACTCGATGGCCACTATGGCCTATCAGCCTTCGGCTGAGCAAAACGTCGTCAGGGTTTGGCAGAACTCGGCTTTGGGAATCGACAAGTTGACATCGATGCGCACCGGAGCGGACGTGGTCAGCGAAACACAGCTCGACCTGAAGATGGGCCGCATCACCGGCAACGTAAAGAAAATGACTGCCGCCTCGAAATACGAAGTCAAGCTGCCCAATGGCGTGGCGGGTGTTCGCGGCACACTCTATGACATCTCCGCTGAAGGCGTAGTCAAGGTTTTCGTCGGCTCGATGGTTCTTGCTTGGGTGGACCCCAAGTCCGGTAACGTCACAACTCAAGTCATCATGGGTGGCCAGCAGTACGACGCGCGCACGGGACAGATTACCCCGGTTTCAGCGACTGAGATGGGCGCATTCGAGAACATCGGCTTGGCGATGCGCGTGGTGACTACTCCAACCCCTATCACCCTCGCCAATAATCTGGCTGTGACGCCGATCTCACCGGTAGGGTTCTCGGGCACAGGTCCCCTTCCCGAGCCGGTTTTTACATTTGGGTTTTGA